One genomic region from Curtobacterium sp. 9128 encodes:
- a CDS encoding ABC transporter substrate-binding protein, producing MTRSDTARRVFHRRVTAALAAAAATVVLLAGCSAGAASATRDTGPVRGGNLVYATDREPTCLDPHNSGDMPQTYIARQYLDSLVSLQKDGSVKPWLASSWTISDDGTQYDFTLEQGVEFTDGTPFDAQAVVDNFTQILDPATQSSTDLLYLTGYFDKATAVSDHVVRITLKRPYSPLLAALSQAFFGMESPKAMARGLAANCESPVGTGPFKVAAWNHERDVELVRNDAYNSAPADAKHQGPAYLDGITWKFLKDNTTRYGALSSGEADVIFNVPPESEGLAKSDPSIELQSFVHSGAPFSLDINTKSTVFSDIRVRKAFVHASDAKEAVESAYNGVFPYEGNNVSSGTPHYDAAYHEPFPYDPAEAKRLLDEAGWTGRDADGYRTKDGETLTVKLPYNADSAETPPADVTILQDIQAMEKRVGIKVVLQALDSSSMNAVWGNPKAYDLLGNYWNSPTPHVMYIKYSKATYDVDNGQNSAFAYDDELDRLLIAGTATTDPAQQEVFYDKAQELLSSQAWTLPLYPIQTRLGISDRVGGVWIEPSEGEPVLSDAYLIDGGK from the coding sequence ATGACCCGATCCGACACTGCACGGCGCGTGTTCCACCGCCGCGTGACCGCGGCGCTCGCCGCTGCCGCCGCGACCGTGGTGCTCCTCGCCGGCTGCTCCGCCGGCGCTGCCTCGGCGACCCGCGACACCGGACCGGTGCGCGGCGGGAACCTCGTGTACGCGACGGACCGTGAGCCGACGTGCCTCGATCCCCACAACTCCGGGGACATGCCGCAGACGTACATCGCCCGGCAGTACCTCGACTCGCTCGTGTCGCTGCAGAAGGACGGCTCCGTCAAGCCGTGGCTCGCGTCGAGCTGGACGATCTCGGACGACGGCACGCAGTACGACTTCACGCTCGAGCAGGGCGTGGAGTTCACCGACGGCACCCCGTTCGACGCCCAGGCCGTCGTGGACAACTTCACGCAGATCCTCGACCCGGCGACGCAGTCCTCGACCGACCTGCTCTACCTGACCGGGTACTTCGACAAGGCCACCGCCGTCAGCGACCACGTCGTGCGGATCACCCTGAAGCGGCCGTACTCGCCGCTCCTCGCCGCCCTGTCGCAGGCGTTCTTCGGCATGGAGTCGCCGAAGGCCATGGCGCGGGGGCTCGCCGCGAACTGCGAGTCGCCGGTCGGGACGGGGCCGTTCAAGGTCGCGGCGTGGAACCACGAGCGGGACGTCGAGCTCGTCCGGAACGATGCGTACAACAGCGCCCCGGCTGATGCGAAGCACCAGGGCCCTGCCTACCTCGACGGCATCACGTGGAAGTTCCTCAAGGACAACACCACGCGGTACGGCGCGCTCAGCTCGGGCGAAGCGGACGTCATCTTCAACGTCCCGCCGGAGAGCGAGGGCCTGGCGAAGTCGGACCCCTCGATCGAGCTGCAGTCGTTCGTGCACTCGGGAGCGCCGTTCAGCCTCGACATCAACACGAAGAGCACGGTCTTCAGCGACATCCGGGTGCGGAAGGCGTTCGTGCACGCCTCGGACGCGAAGGAAGCGGTGGAGAGCGCCTACAACGGGGTGTTCCCGTACGAGGGCAACAACGTCTCCTCGGGGACGCCGCACTACGACGCGGCGTACCACGAGCCCTTCCCGTACGACCCGGCCGAGGCGAAGCGGCTCCTCGACGAGGCCGGCTGGACCGGACGTGACGCGGACGGCTACCGGACCAAGGACGGTGAGACGCTGACCGTGAAACTGCCGTACAACGCCGACTCCGCGGAGACCCCGCCGGCCGACGTCACGATCCTGCAGGACATCCAGGCGATGGAGAAGCGCGTCGGGATCAAGGTCGTGCTGCAGGCGCTCGACTCGTCCTCGATGAACGCGGTGTGGGGCAACCCGAAGGCGTACGACCTGCTCGGGAACTACTGGAACAGCCCGACCCCGCACGTGATGTACATCAAGTACTCGAAGGCGACCTACGACGTCGACAACGGCCAGAACTCGGCGTTCGCGTACGACGACGAGCTCGACCGGCTGCTCATCGCGGGCACGGCGACCACCGACCCGGCGCAGCAGGAGGTCTTCTACGACAAGGCCCAGGAGCTGCTGTCGTCGCAGGCCTGGACGCTGCCGCTCTACCCGATCCAGACCCGCCTCGGCATCTCCGATCGCGTCGGCGGCGTGTGGATCGAACCCAGCGAGGGCGAACCCGTCCTCTCCGACGCCTACCTGATCGACGGAGGCAAGTGA
- a CDS encoding MarR family winged helix-turn-helix transcriptional regulator produces the protein MGRPVTDDVLAELAEAVLRISREIDPHGTPALDIVPLTGTEALVMRWVDMHPGTSPSATAEATALHRSNLSAALRSLVAKGMVDRRADPADARLVQLFPTERAAENIAILRGHWAAKLRNALDGDDEGVRDALALLTRLDGGLRG, from the coding sequence ATGGGACGACCGGTGACCGACGACGTGCTCGCGGAGCTGGCCGAGGCCGTGCTCCGGATCTCCCGCGAGATCGACCCGCACGGCACGCCGGCGCTCGACATCGTGCCGCTCACCGGGACCGAGGCCCTCGTGATGCGCTGGGTCGACATGCACCCGGGTACCTCACCGAGCGCGACCGCCGAGGCGACCGCACTCCACCGGAGCAACCTCAGCGCTGCCCTTCGATCCCTCGTCGCGAAGGGCATGGTCGATCGTCGCGCGGATCCGGCCGACGCACGTCTGGTCCAGCTGTTCCCGACCGAGCGGGCGGCGGAGAACATCGCGATCCTGCGCGGCCACTGGGCAGCCAAGCTGCGGAACGCCCTCGATGGCGACGACGAGGGCGTGCGGGATGCCCTCGCCCTGCTCACCCGGCTCGACGGCGGACTACGGGGCTGA
- a CDS encoding YdcF family protein gives MLTIGAAPVFAALFLFLYVICRRHDPRMLRNGVFLTGAAFFAMVTVVSVLSAVVPGFGVAVGLALLLIPVAVVALGIALIANGVQMLRAEGHSLGNLLSLVAGVLVFVLPAVAITLFALSTGPRTTTWNVVGVAVAVLMVFVCGYFAVAFVAFAVYSIVYGRIRHRIEPAAVVVLGSGLIRGEVPPLLRSRLDRGLALYRAERAAGRHPALIPSGGQGADEPRPEGTAMAEYLVANGADPADVLPETDSRSTLENLRFSRDVQTGAGRDGPIVIVTNNYHVLRAAVLARQLDLPAQVVGSPTATYYVPSAFLREFVAVIVEHRWLNLIACAPFVLFTAFLLWESFQQR, from the coding sequence GTGCTGACCATCGGAGCCGCTCCGGTCTTCGCCGCGCTGTTCCTCTTCCTGTACGTCATCTGCCGACGACACGACCCGCGGATGCTCCGGAACGGCGTGTTCCTGACCGGAGCGGCGTTCTTCGCGATGGTGACGGTGGTGTCCGTGCTGAGCGCGGTCGTCCCGGGGTTCGGCGTGGCCGTGGGCCTGGCACTGCTGTTGATCCCGGTGGCGGTGGTGGCGCTGGGCATCGCACTGATCGCGAACGGCGTGCAGATGCTGCGCGCCGAGGGGCACAGCCTCGGCAACCTGCTCTCGCTCGTCGCCGGCGTGCTGGTCTTCGTGCTCCCTGCGGTCGCGATCACACTGTTCGCGCTGTCGACCGGACCCCGGACGACGACGTGGAACGTCGTCGGCGTGGCGGTCGCCGTCCTCATGGTCTTCGTCTGCGGCTACTTCGCGGTGGCCTTCGTCGCGTTCGCGGTCTACTCGATCGTGTACGGACGGATTCGTCACCGGATCGAACCGGCCGCCGTCGTCGTGCTCGGGTCGGGGCTCATCCGCGGCGAGGTCCCTCCACTCCTCCGCAGCCGACTCGACCGGGGCCTTGCCCTGTACCGCGCGGAACGAGCAGCGGGGAGGCACCCGGCGCTGATCCCATCCGGCGGCCAAGGAGCGGACGAACCGCGTCCGGAAGGGACGGCGATGGCCGAGTACCTGGTCGCGAACGGAGCCGATCCCGCTGACGTCCTACCCGAGACCGATTCGCGGAGCACCCTCGAGAACCTGCGGTTCTCTCGGGACGTGCAGACCGGAGCTGGCCGCGACGGACCGATCGTCATCGTGACGAACAACTACCACGTCCTCCGCGCCGCGGTGCTCGCGCGGCAGCTCGACCTCCCTGCACAGGTGGTGGGGTCACCGACCGCCACCTACTACGTTCCGAGCGCTTTCCTCAGAGAGTTCGTCGCCGTCATCGTCGAGCACCGGTGGTTGAACCTCATCGCCTGCGCACCGTTCGTCCTCTTCACCGCCTTCCTGCTCTGGGAGTCGTTCCAACAGCGATGA
- a CDS encoding aldo/keto reductase — translation MEQRTMGRTGAPVSALTLGTRAVAGVAERDVDDAVDLVVESLGRGVTAIDVSDAHGSGLAESVVGAALAGRRDDVFVSVRFGDPVDDDSAHRGSGRRWMFRAVERSLERLGTDVIDLYQPARPDPTTSLDETLDALADLVTQGKIRSFGIPGFPAEELVEAQWLRSGAKSATATHVPYSILTRTAERTVFPVARRFGLGVLAGAPLAGGWLAGAYRDGTVQPRSPHAVEQPDVYDIGSPQNRRKLAVADRLGTLADEAGLTLLELSIGFALTHPDVASVVVGPRTVSHVDAYAQAAEVVLDDDVLDAVDAIVPPGTHVLERDTGFPLPALTRERLRGRVVSRSIRA, via the coding sequence ATGGAGCAGCGGACCATGGGGCGGACGGGTGCGCCCGTCAGTGCGCTGACGCTCGGCACACGGGCCGTCGCGGGCGTCGCGGAGCGCGACGTGGACGACGCGGTCGACCTGGTGGTCGAGTCCCTCGGCCGTGGCGTCACCGCGATCGACGTGTCGGACGCACACGGCTCGGGGCTCGCGGAGTCCGTCGTCGGTGCCGCGCTCGCCGGACGTCGCGACGACGTCTTCGTGTCGGTGCGGTTCGGCGACCCCGTCGACGATGACTCCGCGCACCGGGGATCCGGGCGCCGGTGGATGTTCCGCGCGGTCGAGCGGAGCCTCGAACGGCTCGGCACCGACGTCATCGACCTGTACCAGCCCGCGCGGCCCGACCCGACGACATCGCTCGACGAGACCCTCGACGCGCTCGCCGACCTCGTCACGCAGGGCAAGATCCGCAGCTTCGGCATCCCCGGGTTCCCCGCGGAGGAACTCGTCGAGGCGCAGTGGCTCCGCTCCGGCGCGAAGAGTGCGACCGCGACGCACGTGCCCTACTCGATCCTGACCAGGACGGCGGAGCGCACCGTGTTCCCCGTCGCCAGGCGCTTCGGGCTCGGGGTGCTCGCGGGGGCGCCGCTCGCCGGCGGGTGGCTCGCCGGCGCCTACCGGGACGGCACCGTGCAACCCCGGTCGCCGCACGCCGTCGAGCAGCCCGACGTGTACGACATCGGGTCGCCGCAGAACCGGCGGAAGCTCGCGGTCGCCGATCGGCTCGGGACCCTGGCGGACGAGGCCGGGTTGACGCTCCTCGAGCTGTCGATCGGGTTCGCGCTGACGCATCCGGACGTGGCCTCGGTGGTGGTCGGGCCGCGGACCGTGTCGCACGTGGACGCCTACGCGCAGGCGGCCGAGGTCGTGCTCGATGACGACGTGCTCGACGCGGTGGACGCGATCGTGCCGCCGGGGACGCACGTGCTCGAGCGGGACACGGGGTTCCCGCTGCCGGCGCTCACGCGCGAGCGGCTCCGTGGCCGCGTGGTCTCGCGGTCGATTCGCGCGTAG
- the soxR gene encoding redox-sensitive transcriptional activator SoxR, with product MVEIAHPKPTDLLTIGEVVARTGVAASALHFYERKGLIHPERTDGGTRLYPRHVERRIAIIQVAKRLGIPLSEVAEQFATLPEDRMPSLRDWNRLNERWRARLRARQLELERLQQEMTQCIGCGCVSLNACLVMNPGDALAAEGHGARRLLPIEDEEPSAP from the coding sequence ATGGTCGAGATCGCGCATCCCAAGCCCACCGACCTGCTGACGATCGGCGAGGTCGTCGCGCGCACCGGGGTCGCGGCGTCCGCGCTGCACTTCTACGAACGCAAGGGCCTGATCCACCCGGAGCGGACCGACGGCGGGACCCGGCTGTACCCGCGACACGTGGAACGACGGATCGCGATCATCCAGGTGGCGAAACGGCTCGGCATCCCGCTGAGCGAGGTCGCCGAGCAGTTCGCGACCCTGCCGGAGGACCGGATGCCGTCGCTCCGGGACTGGAACCGGCTGAACGAACGGTGGCGTGCACGACTCCGGGCCCGCCAGCTGGAGCTCGAACGCCTGCAGCAGGAGATGACGCAGTGCATCGGGTGCGGCTGCGTCTCGCTGAACGCCTGCCTGGTGATGAACCCGGGCGACGCGCTCGCTGCCGAGGGCCACGGCGCCCGTCGGCTCCTGCCGATCGAGGACGAGGAGCCGTCAGCCCCGTAG
- a CDS encoding multidrug effflux MFS transporter, whose protein sequence is MTTDTGSIRAHDATPTTAAAAPRQQGITTALLLVLGLLSAVAPFATDLYLPAFPEMTVELQTSATTVQLTLTAFLVGVTAGQLVFGPLSDRFGRVPPLIAGAVLCVLASAAAVLAPNVGVLIVARLLQGLGGAAGMVIGRAVISDLATGKPAAKAFSLMMIVGGVAPVVAPLLGGLLTGPIGWRGLLTVVLGLSVVMLVAVLAVIRETHLRSHRAALRAARTSSGSPVRALRSRTFLGYTAVFGFAFAVMMAYISASPFLYQDMIGFGTVGYGIAFGINAFALMGVSILSAKLTETRSVVGVLALGIVLVLASTVAFAVLVVTSAPVVFLAVPLFTAVGSLGLVLGNATALALGAVPSAAGSASAVLGALQFGLAALVSPLVSVGGSTTAVPLAIVMLAAAVVAVLALLVARGRREA, encoded by the coding sequence ATGACGACGGACACCGGATCCATCCGCGCGCACGACGCGACACCCACGACGGCAGCGGCCGCGCCCCGACAGCAGGGCATCACCACGGCGCTGCTGCTCGTGCTCGGACTGCTCAGCGCGGTGGCCCCGTTCGCCACCGACCTGTACCTGCCGGCGTTCCCCGAGATGACGGTCGAGCTGCAGACCTCCGCCACGACCGTCCAGCTCACCCTCACGGCCTTCCTGGTCGGGGTCACCGCGGGCCAGCTCGTCTTCGGGCCGCTCTCCGACCGGTTCGGCCGGGTGCCGCCGCTGATCGCCGGGGCGGTGCTCTGCGTGCTCGCCAGTGCGGCAGCCGTGCTCGCGCCGAACGTCGGCGTGCTCATCGTGGCCCGGCTCCTGCAGGGCCTCGGCGGTGCGGCCGGCATGGTGATCGGCCGTGCGGTCATCTCCGACCTGGCCACCGGCAAGCCCGCGGCGAAGGCGTTCTCGCTCATGATGATCGTCGGCGGCGTCGCCCCGGTCGTCGCGCCGCTCCTCGGTGGGCTGCTCACCGGGCCGATCGGATGGCGCGGGCTGCTCACCGTCGTGCTCGGCCTGTCGGTCGTCATGCTCGTGGCGGTGCTCGCCGTGATCCGCGAGACCCACCTCCGGTCGCACCGTGCAGCGCTGCGTGCGGCACGGACGTCGTCTGGTTCGCCTGTCCGGGCACTGCGCTCGCGGACGTTCCTCGGCTACACCGCGGTGTTCGGCTTCGCGTTCGCGGTGATGATGGCGTACATCTCGGCGTCACCGTTCCTGTACCAGGACATGATCGGCTTCGGCACGGTCGGCTACGGCATCGCGTTCGGCATCAACGCGTTCGCGTTGATGGGGGTGAGCATCCTGTCCGCCAAGCTCACCGAGACGCGTTCGGTCGTCGGCGTGCTGGCGCTCGGCATCGTGCTGGTGCTCGCGTCGACGGTGGCGTTCGCGGTGCTGGTCGTCACGTCCGCGCCGGTGGTCTTCCTCGCCGTGCCGCTCTTCACCGCGGTCGGCAGCCTCGGGCTCGTGCTCGGGAACGCGACGGCCCTGGCGCTCGGTGCGGTCCCGTCCGCGGCCGGGAGTGCGTCCGCGGTGCTCGGCGCGCTGCAGTTCGGGCTCGCCGCGCTGGTGTCCCCGCTCGTGAGCGTCGGCGGCTCGACCACCGCGGTACCCCTGGCGATCGTGATGCTCGCTGCCGCGGTCGTCGCGGTGCTCGCGCTGCTCGTCGCACGCGGGCGGCGCGAGGCCTGA